In Luteimonas sp. MC1750, the following proteins share a genomic window:
- the ispH gene encoding 4-hydroxy-3-methylbut-2-enyl diphosphate reductase, with product MDILLANPRGFCAGVDRAIEIVKRAIETLGAPIYVRHEVVHNRYVVDDLKQRGAIFVEELDEVPDGNTVIFSAHGVSQAVRSEAERRGLKVFDATCPLVTKVHFEVARHCRAGRDVVLIGHAGHPEVEGTMGQWNRERGRGSIYLVEDVADVEALQVAQPENFAYTTQTTLSVDDTRSVIAALRRRFPAIQGPKNDDICYATQNRQDAVRELAAECDLVLVVGSPNSSNSNRLRELAEREGVEAYLIDGADEIQPGWVLGRRHVGVTAGASAPDVLVEGVLARLRELGADGVRELAGEPESMVFALPKELRLQLVE from the coding sequence ATGGACATCCTGCTCGCCAATCCCCGTGGGTTCTGCGCCGGCGTCGATCGCGCGATCGAGATCGTCAAGCGCGCGATCGAGACCCTGGGCGCACCGATCTACGTTCGCCACGAGGTCGTCCACAACCGCTACGTCGTCGACGACCTCAAGCAGCGCGGCGCGATCTTCGTCGAAGAGCTCGACGAGGTGCCGGACGGCAACACGGTCATCTTCAGCGCCCACGGGGTCTCGCAGGCCGTGCGCAGCGAAGCCGAGCGCCGCGGCCTGAAGGTCTTCGATGCCACCTGTCCGCTGGTGACCAAGGTGCACTTCGAGGTCGCGCGCCACTGCCGCGCGGGCCGCGACGTGGTGCTGATCGGCCACGCCGGGCATCCCGAAGTCGAAGGCACGATGGGCCAGTGGAACCGCGAACGCGGCCGCGGCAGCATCTACCTGGTCGAGGACGTCGCCGACGTCGAGGCGCTGCAGGTGGCCCAGCCGGAGAATTTCGCCTACACCACGCAGACCACGCTCTCGGTCGATGACACCCGCAGCGTGATCGCGGCCCTGCGCCGGCGTTTCCCGGCCATCCAGGGCCCGAAGAACGACGACATCTGCTACGCCACCCAGAACCGCCAGGACGCGGTGCGCGAGCTGGCCGCCGAGTGCGACCTGGTGCTGGTCGTCGGCTCGCCAAACAGCTCCAACTCGAACCGGCTGCGCGAGCTGGCCGAGCGCGAGGGCGTGGAGGCCTACCTGATCGACGGCGCCGACGAGATCCAGCCCGGCTGGGTGCTGGGCCGCCGCCACGTCGGCGTGACCGCGGGCGCATCGGCGCCGGACGTGCTGGTCGAGGGCGTGCTGGCGCGGCTGCGCGAGCTGGGTGCCGACGGCGTGCGCGAACTCGCAGGCGAGCCCGAGAGCATGGTGTTCGCGCTGCCCAAGGAGCTGCGGCTGCAGCTGGTGGAGTAG
- a CDS encoding GMC family oxidoreductase, translating into MILDYLDPSTPDDFNCHVCVIGAGPAGIAIASAFAQSRFTVCVLESGGLESEQDSQALNDGESVGPALLDPALCRLRALGGSCRLWGGGCVPLTRLDLEARPWVPSSGWPLDFDELVAWCRRARDACGIDARHDIGDGSFANARFLHALPLRGEHAIDRVCIESPVLFQTHYRTLFQESGNITLLLHANLMELAAARDAGRVQAARIGALDGRRGAVHARHYVLAAGGIENARLLLASDGVHPGGLGNRHDQVGRHFMDHPRCVAGQVVGGDLAALLRPYDRDGQRESRPLYRELGLADSAQRRLGLLNARARPIPVTDAAPAGLQALRELRASFRPPALEAANKVDAEVQQALASGIAGASMPAPAPRRSNGRRARLALRVGMNASDVAGAFARRLRKRPVDRYSRVDLMAYFEQAPNPDSRITLGEARDALGMRRVRVDWRLTALDHASYRTSAALLGEEAARCCGGRFEASPWVRDPSVEPAVVGTAHHIGTTRMASRPEDGVVDPHCRVHGMENLHVAGSSVFPTSGWAFPTFTIVALAMRLADRLRTGLEIVGL; encoded by the coding sequence GTGATCCTCGATTACCTCGACCCGTCCACGCCCGATGACTTCAACTGCCATGTCTGCGTCATCGGGGCCGGGCCGGCGGGGATCGCCATCGCGTCGGCCTTCGCGCAGAGCCGGTTCACGGTCTGCGTGCTGGAAAGCGGCGGACTGGAGAGCGAGCAGGACAGCCAGGCGCTCAATGACGGCGAATCGGTGGGCCCTGCCCTGCTTGACCCCGCGCTGTGCCGGCTGCGCGCCCTGGGCGGCAGCTGCCGGCTCTGGGGCGGCGGCTGCGTGCCCCTGACGCGGCTCGACCTGGAGGCCCGCCCGTGGGTGCCGTCCAGCGGCTGGCCGCTCGATTTCGACGAACTCGTGGCCTGGTGCCGGCGCGCCCGCGACGCCTGCGGCATCGACGCGCGCCACGACATCGGTGACGGTTCGTTCGCCAACGCGCGCTTCCTGCACGCCCTTCCGCTGCGCGGTGAGCACGCCATCGACCGGGTCTGCATCGAGAGCCCGGTGCTGTTCCAGACCCACTACCGGACCCTGTTCCAGGAGTCCGGCAACATCACCCTGCTGCTGCACGCCAACCTGATGGAGCTGGCCGCCGCACGCGACGCCGGCCGGGTGCAGGCCGCGCGCATCGGCGCGCTCGACGGACGCCGCGGCGCCGTGCACGCCAGGCACTACGTGCTCGCCGCCGGCGGCATCGAGAACGCGCGCCTGCTGCTGGCGTCCGACGGCGTGCACCCGGGCGGGCTCGGCAACCGCCACGACCAGGTCGGGCGCCACTTCATGGACCACCCGCGCTGCGTCGCCGGCCAGGTGGTGGGCGGCGACCTTGCCGCGCTGCTGCGGCCGTACGATCGCGACGGACAGCGCGAAAGCCGCCCGCTCTACCGGGAGCTCGGGCTCGCCGACAGCGCGCAGCGGCGCCTGGGCCTGCTCAATGCGCGGGCGCGGCCGATCCCGGTCACCGACGCCGCGCCCGCGGGGCTGCAGGCACTGCGCGAACTGCGCGCGAGCTTCCGTCCACCGGCGCTGGAGGCGGCGAACAAGGTCGATGCCGAGGTGCAGCAGGCACTGGCCAGCGGCATTGCCGGCGCCTCCATGCCGGCCCCGGCACCGCGCAGGAGCAACGGCCGGCGCGCCCGCCTGGCGCTGCGGGTCGGCATGAACGCGAGCGACGTCGCGGGTGCCTTCGCGCGCAGGCTGCGCAAGCGGCCGGTCGACCGCTACAGCCGGGTCGACCTGATGGCCTACTTCGAGCAGGCGCCCAACCCGGACAGCCGGATCACCCTGGGCGAGGCGCGCGACGCGCTGGGCATGCGCAGGGTGCGGGTCGACTGGCGCCTGACAGCGCTCGACCATGCCTCCTACCGCACCAGCGCGGCCCTGCTCGGCGAGGAGGCGGCGCGGTGCTGCGGCGGGCGTTTCGAGGCTTCGCCGTGGGTGCGCGACCCGTCGGTGGAACCCGCCGTGGTCGGGACCGCCCACCACATCGGCACCACGCGCATGGCCAGTCGGCCCGAGGATGGCGTGGTCGATCCGCACTGCAGGGTCCACGGCATGGAGAACCTGCACGTGGCCGGAAGCTCGGTCTTCCCGACCAGCGGCTGGGCCTTCCCGACCTTCACCATCGTCGCGCTCGCGATGCGCCTCGCCGACCGGCTGCGCACCGGGCTGGAGATCGTCGGCCTCTGA
- the radA gene encoding DNA repair protein RadA, translated as MAKARTAYVCNECGADFSKWQGQCGACGAWDTLSEIVLESAASAKAAGPARRGGWAGKAEAPKVMPLADVRQADEVRVSTGIGEFDRVLGGGLVEGAVVLVGGDPGIGKSTLLLQAVASMSAALPGLYVTGEESLAQVAGRGYRLGLPLDGVNALAETCVEHILGHASKLRPRLIVADSVQTLWTETLTAAPGSVSQVRESAARLVRYAKETGTAVFLVGHVTKEGGIAGPRVLEHMVDAVLYFEGDSGSRFRVLRAFKNRFGAVNELGVFAMGDKGLKEVPNPSAIFLSGGTRQPGSCVMVTREGTRPLLVEVQALVDSSPLSNPRRVAVGLEQNRLAMLLAVLHRHGGIATGDQDVFVNVVGGIRVQETAADLPVLLSVLSSLQDRPLADKTIAFGEVGLSGEIRPVPNGEERLKEAATHGFLRAIVPKANAPKSGRYKDLEVVGVERLADAIDAAG; from the coding sequence ATGGCCAAGGCCCGTACCGCCTACGTCTGCAACGAATGCGGCGCCGATTTCAGCAAGTGGCAGGGCCAGTGCGGGGCCTGCGGGGCCTGGGACACGCTGTCCGAGATCGTGCTCGAAAGCGCGGCCTCGGCCAAGGCGGCCGGGCCGGCGCGCCGCGGCGGCTGGGCCGGCAAGGCCGAGGCGCCGAAGGTCATGCCGCTGGCGGACGTGCGCCAGGCCGACGAGGTGCGCGTGAGCACCGGCATCGGCGAATTCGACCGCGTGCTGGGCGGCGGCCTGGTCGAGGGCGCGGTCGTGCTGGTGGGCGGCGATCCCGGCATCGGCAAGTCGACCCTGCTGCTGCAGGCGGTGGCCAGCATGTCGGCGGCGCTGCCCGGGCTGTACGTGACCGGCGAGGAGTCGCTGGCCCAGGTGGCCGGGCGCGGATACCGGCTCGGCCTGCCGCTGGACGGGGTCAATGCGCTCGCCGAAACCTGCGTCGAGCACATCCTCGGGCATGCCTCGAAGCTCAGGCCGCGGCTGATCGTCGCCGACTCGGTGCAGACGCTGTGGACCGAGACGCTGACCGCGGCCCCGGGCTCGGTCAGCCAGGTGCGCGAATCGGCCGCGCGCCTGGTGCGCTACGCCAAGGAGACCGGCACCGCGGTGTTCCTTGTCGGCCACGTGACCAAGGAGGGCGGGATCGCCGGTCCGCGCGTGCTCGAGCACATGGTCGACGCGGTGCTGTACTTCGAGGGCGACTCGGGCAGCCGCTTCCGCGTGCTGCGCGCGTTCAAGAACCGATTCGGCGCGGTCAACGAGCTGGGCGTGTTCGCGATGGGCGACAAGGGCCTGAAGGAAGTGCCCAACCCGTCGGCGATCTTCCTGTCGGGTGGCACGCGGCAGCCCGGAAGCTGCGTGATGGTGACGCGCGAGGGCACGCGGCCGCTGCTGGTCGAGGTGCAGGCCCTGGTGGATTCATCGCCACTGTCCAACCCCCGCCGGGTGGCGGTGGGCCTGGAGCAGAACCGGCTGGCGATGCTGCTGGCCGTGCTGCACCGCCATGGCGGCATCGCCACCGGCGACCAGGACGTCTTCGTCAACGTCGTCGGCGGCATCCGGGTGCAGGAGACCGCGGCCGACCTGCCGGTGCTGCTGTCGGTGCTGTCCTCGCTGCAGGATCGGCCGCTGGCCGACAAGACCATCGCCTTCGGCGAGGTCGGGTTGTCCGGCGAGATCCGCCCGGTGCCCAATGGCGAGGAGCGGCTGAAGGAGGCCGCGACGCACGGGTTCCTGCGCGCGATCGTGCCAAAGGCCAACGCCCCGAAGTCCGGCCGCTACAAGGACCTGGAGGTGGTTGGCGTCGAGCGCCTGGCCGACGCCATCGACGCCGCCGGGTGA
- the ccsA gene encoding cytochrome c biogenesis protein CcsA produces the protein MIAVLAAVALYLLATGLLVAEVRRGGAGRAWLPAAAVALVMHAAEHVFAWRQIGGADMHFYAALSLVTLGMAVLTTAVGARGRMATLGMVVFPLASAALVATHLHGHRPPEPLDWRLQLHAWMALLAYATLAVAALLAVGLWLQERALSRREIHHWLRALPPLVELETLLFRTIATGFVLLSATLLTGILFVDDLLAQHLLHKTVLSLLSWLVFGVLLLGRWRKGWRGRTAVHWTLAAMALLVLAFFGSKFVLELVLQRA, from the coding sequence ATGATTGCCGTGCTCGCCGCCGTCGCGCTGTATCTCCTGGCCACCGGCCTGCTGGTGGCGGAAGTCCGCCGCGGCGGCGCGGGCCGCGCCTGGCTGCCGGCCGCGGCGGTCGCGCTGGTGATGCATGCGGCCGAGCACGTATTTGCCTGGCGCCAGATCGGCGGCGCCGACATGCACTTCTACGCCGCGCTGTCGCTGGTGACCCTCGGCATGGCGGTGCTGACCACGGCGGTGGGCGCGCGTGGGCGCATGGCCACGCTCGGGATGGTGGTGTTCCCGCTCGCCTCCGCGGCGCTGGTGGCAACCCATCTGCACGGCCATCGTCCCCCGGAGCCGCTGGACTGGCGCCTGCAGCTGCATGCCTGGATGGCCCTGCTCGCCTACGCGACCCTGGCGGTCGCGGCGCTGCTCGCGGTCGGGCTGTGGCTGCAGGAGCGCGCCCTCAGCCGCCGCGAGATCCACCACTGGCTGCGCGCGCTGCCGCCCCTGGTCGAGCTGGAGACCCTGCTGTTCCGCACCATCGCGACCGGCTTCGTGCTGCTGAGCGCGACCCTGCTGACCGGCATCCTGTTCGTCGACGACCTGCTGGCGCAGCACCTGCTGCACAAGACCGTGCTCAGCCTGCTGTCGTGGCTGGTGTTCGGGGTGCTGCTGCTGGGGCGCTGGCGCAAGGGTTGGCGCGGCCGTACCGCCGTGCACTGGACCCTGGCCGCGATGGCGCTGCTGGTCCTGGCGTTCTTCGGCAGCAAGTTCGTGCTGGAGCTGGTGCTGCAGCGCGCCTGA
- the moaA gene encoding GTP 3',8-cyclase MoaA — protein sequence MVALVDRFGRSFPYLRLSLTEACNYSCSYCLPDGYRAEGRARFLEPDEIRRLVRGFAALGMSKLRLTGGEPTLRKDLLPIISTVATVPGIRRVAITTNGTHLPRHVRAWREAGLTALNVSLDTLDAGRFREITGHDRFAEVTEGVELALGLGFDSVKLNAVLLRGRNDDELPAWFDYLRGRDVAIRFIELMRTGDNLDFFERHHLRAEAIEQQLLAAGWSLRPRAPDAGPAREYAHPDYRGRVGIIAPYSKDFCAGCNRLRVTARGDLRLCLFGDFGIGLRPLLQSDDDFDALVARISTQLGLKAAGHGLHQGQTGLTPHLASIGG from the coding sequence ATGGTGGCCCTGGTCGACCGGTTCGGACGGTCGTTCCCGTATCTGCGCCTCTCGCTGACGGAGGCGTGCAACTACAGCTGCAGCTACTGCCTGCCGGACGGCTATCGCGCGGAGGGCCGCGCGCGCTTCCTCGAGCCCGACGAGATCCGGCGCCTGGTCCGCGGCTTCGCGGCGCTCGGCATGAGCAAGCTGCGCCTGACCGGTGGCGAGCCGACGTTGCGCAAGGACCTGCTGCCGATCATCTCGACGGTCGCCACCGTACCGGGCATCCGCCGCGTCGCTATCACCACCAATGGCACCCACCTGCCGCGCCATGTCCGCGCGTGGCGCGAGGCCGGCCTGACCGCGCTCAACGTCAGCCTCGACACCCTCGATGCCGGGCGGTTCCGCGAGATCACCGGCCACGACCGCTTCGCCGAGGTCACCGAAGGCGTCGAGCTGGCGCTTGGGCTCGGCTTCGACTCGGTCAAGCTCAACGCCGTCCTGCTGCGTGGCCGCAACGACGACGAGCTGCCCGCGTGGTTCGACTACCTGCGCGGGCGCGACGTCGCGATCCGCTTCATCGAGCTGATGCGCACCGGCGACAACCTCGACTTCTTCGAGCGCCACCACCTGCGCGCGGAAGCGATCGAGCAGCAGCTGCTGGCCGCCGGCTGGTCGCTGCGCCCGCGCGCGCCCGACGCCGGCCCCGCGCGCGAGTACGCCCACCCCGACTATCGCGGCCGCGTGGGCATCATCGCGCCGTACTCGAAGGACTTCTGCGCCGGCTGCAACCGCCTGCGGGTCACCGCGCGCGGCGACCTGCGCCTGTGCCTGTTCGGCGACTTCGGCATCGGCCTGCGTCCGCTGCTGCAGTCCGACGACGACTTCGACGCGCTGGTCGCGCGTATCAGCACCCAGCTCGGCCTCAAGGCCGCCGGCCACGGCCTGCACCAGGGCCAGACCGGTCTCACCCCGCACCTGGCATCCATCGGAGGATGA
- the moaCB gene encoding bifunctional molybdenum cofactor biosynthesis protein MoaC/MoaB, with protein sequence MSHSMAHESPTQDSPAAFHMADIRNKRATRRRAVAVGELLAGAAAFPLIVGRRLPKGDALVMAEVAGLQGAKMASALMPLCHPLPLELVRVRCVPVAARNAIRVYCECATEARTGVEMEALAGANAALLTLYDLTKPVEPALAIGGIRLLFKEGGKSGLWLHPEGMDDDERMHYRPRDIAPLADVPCAVLTLSDRASRGEYKDMSGPALVDGLRRLGARVPEAEVLPDGVEPLAGRLRALAGEGVRITLCTGGTGLGPNDATPEALRAVADRRIDGLAEMFRSESAKHTPMAWLSRAEVVQVGRMLVFALPGSERAAKQGMDILAPLLAHALAMVDGGGHA encoded by the coding sequence ATGAGCCACAGCATGGCGCACGAAAGCCCGACCCAAGACAGCCCGGCCGCCTTCCACATGGCCGACATCCGCAACAAGCGCGCGACCCGCCGGCGCGCGGTGGCCGTGGGCGAGCTGCTCGCCGGCGCGGCCGCCTTCCCGCTGATCGTCGGCCGCCGCCTGCCCAAGGGCGATGCGCTGGTGATGGCCGAAGTGGCCGGCCTGCAGGGCGCGAAGATGGCGTCCGCGCTGATGCCGCTGTGCCATCCGCTGCCGCTGGAGCTGGTACGGGTGCGCTGCGTGCCGGTGGCGGCGCGCAACGCCATCCGCGTGTACTGCGAATGCGCCACCGAGGCGCGCACCGGCGTGGAGATGGAAGCGCTGGCAGGTGCCAATGCCGCGCTGCTGACGCTCTATGACCTGACCAAGCCGGTGGAGCCGGCGCTGGCCATCGGCGGCATCCGCCTGCTGTTCAAGGAAGGCGGCAAGAGCGGCCTGTGGCTGCACCCCGAGGGCATGGACGACGACGAGCGGATGCACTACCGGCCGCGCGACATCGCGCCGCTGGCCGACGTGCCCTGCGCGGTGCTGACGCTGAGCGACCGCGCGAGCCGCGGCGAGTACAAGGACATGTCCGGGCCGGCGCTGGTCGACGGCCTGCGGAGGCTGGGCGCACGCGTGCCCGAGGCCGAGGTGCTGCCCGACGGCGTCGAACCGCTGGCCGGACGCCTGCGCGCGCTGGCCGGCGAGGGCGTGCGCATCACGCTGTGCACCGGCGGCACCGGGCTCGGCCCGAACGACGCGACGCCGGAAGCGCTGCGCGCGGTGGCCGACCGCCGCATCGACGGCCTGGCCGAGATGTTCCGCAGCGAAAGCGCGAAGCACACGCCGATGGCCTGGCTGAGCCGCGCCGAGGTGGTCCAGGTCGGGCGGATGCTGGTGTTCGCGCTGCCGGGCAGCGAGCGCGCGGCGAAGCAGGGCATGGACATCCTGGCGCCGCTGCTCGCGCACGCGCTGGCGATGGTCGATGGCGGGGGCCACGCGTGA